One segment of Toxoplasma gondii ME49 chromosome VI, whole genome shotgun sequence DNA contains the following:
- a CDS encoding hypothetical protein (encoded by transcript TGME49_244930), with protein sequence MVVRRSNSLTARITGNRGARPEGNGSTQHLMQMTGRRAARESFLAPNNCTTSSRVSRAKASVKQAKLGWRRITLRHSSLERRLMRAAWPVLEPDAAAGVESVL encoded by the exons ATGGTCGTCAGAAGAAG CAATTCGCTAACCGCGCGCATTACCGGCAATCGGGGAGCGCGACCTGAAGGGAATGGAAGCACGCAACACCTCATGCAAATGACTGGCCGACGTGCGGCGCGAGAGTCCTTTCTGGCTCCAAACAACTGCACTACGTCTTCCCGAGTTTCGCGCGCAAAGGCG AGCGTGAAGCAGGCCAAACTG GGTTGGCGTCGAATCACCCTGAGACATTCGTCTTTGGAGCGTCGCCTCATGCGAGCTGCGTGGCCAGTTCTGGAGCCGGACGCTGCAGCAGGAGTGGAGAGCGTTTTGTGA
- a CDS encoding hypothetical protein (encoded by transcript TGME49_244940), with product MCDFLWFRSRVACCCVEAKRNDCKDSIPSGRVADVLARMAGSGAVCFTVCASFSVTGVCWPTATGDSWSLLTLDQED from the exons ATGTGTGACTTTCTGTGGTTTCGGTCGCGTGTTGCGTGTTGCTGTGTAGAAGCGAAGA GAAACGATTGTAAGGACAGTATCCCGTCAGGACGTGTGGCAGATGTGTTGGCACGCATGGCGGGAAGCGGGGCAGTTTGCTTTACTGTGTGTGCGTCGTTTTCCGTCACTGGCGTTTGTTGGCCAACCGCGACTGGCGACAGTTGGAGTCTACTAACACTGGATCAAGAGGACTGA
- a CDS encoding hypothetical protein (encoded by transcript TGME49_244950) — translation MNVVSSQTSFALHLTRIASVSANVGQPGGCHRDLCGRRLGVTAGALLRLVMIRILLLISNKTCREVRYNALDSLLRRTLTGCFASPVPASVHSFYV, via the exons ATGAATGTAGTGTCGTCTCAGACCTCGTTTGCCCTCCACCTGACGCGGATAGCATCTGTGTCGGCAAATGTGGGTCAGCCCGGAGGCTGCCACCGTGACCTGTGCGGACGGCGACTGGGTGTCACCGCGGGTGCACTACTTCGTCTAGTCATGATCCGCATTTTGTTGTTGATCAGTAACAAGAC CTGTCGAGAAGTTAGGTACAATGCTTTGGATAGTCTGCTTCGCAGAACTTTGACTGGTTGTTTCGCATCTCCAGTTCCTGCTTCAGTACATAGTTTCTATGTGTAA
- a CDS encoding ADP/ATP carrier protein, putative (encoded by transcript TGME49_237700), translating to MMMQALRSDTIYRNMWDCAGRIAREEGVTAYYKGCASNIVRGVGCAIVLVLYDEMKRFVAS from the exons ATGATGATGCAAGCACTCCGGAGTGATACCATTTATCGGAATATGTGGGACTGTGCAGGCCGAATAGCG agagaagaaggggtTACGGCATACTACAAGGGTTGTGCGAGCAACATTGTACGAGGTGTAGGTTGCGCGATTGTCCTGGTCCTGTATGATGAAATGAAACGATTCGTTGCGTCGTAA
- a CDS encoding hypothetical protein (encoded by transcript TGME49_292600~Signal peptide predicted by SignalP 2.0 HMM (probability 0.995) with cleavage site probability 0.763 at residue 21), which produces MPRLYSFVVACWLAQSSRSVAHPVDDIEPEAEPPAVVYETSDPHDTAIGSIEAILKQQVQDNVAANNRDFSLSSGGTTPYTGNAAAAADEALKQILTANEQKKARVAEERDHIDEERSRHSRRMMELEDKLRQSLDKLQERENNIYASEHKLESQLEKGEKELKNLDHRAAEGRFLHKRIHKSIIEGEEGKLKSKYHGRIHPHRHEFAK; this is translated from the exons ATGCCGCGGCTCTATTCGTTCGTCGTCGCATGCTGGCTGGCACAAAGTTCGCGTTCGGTGGCCCACCCAGTCGATGATATTGAGCCAGAAGCTGAGCCTCCCGCTGTGGTTTATGAGACCTCGGATCCCCACGA CACAGCGATAGGCTCGATCGAGGCAATTCTGAAGCAGCAAGTACAGGATAATGTGGCAGCAAACAACCGAGATTTCTCACTATCCTCAGGGGGCACAACCCCTTACACGGGCaatgcagcagctgctgccgatGAGGCTCTGAAGCAAATACTGACAGCAAatgaacagaagaaagctcGTGTTGCTGAAGAACGCGACCACATCGACGAGGAGCGTAGTCGCCATTCACGCCGTATGATGGAGTTGGAGGACAAGCTCCGCCAAAGCCTAGACAAACttcaagaaagagagaataACATTTATGCGTCAGAGCATAAGCTTGAATCACAGCTGGAGAAGGGTGAAAAAGAACTGAAAAATCTCGATCACAGAGCGGCGGAAGGACGTTTCCTCCACAAGAGAATACACAAAAGTATCatcgagggagaagaagggaagctgAAGTCGAAGTACCATGGTCGAATTCACCCTCATCGGCATGAATTTGCGAAATAG
- a CDS encoding Toxoplasma gondii family C protein (encoded by transcript TGME49_292610~Predicted trans-membrane domain (TMHMM2.0):34-54:136-159), with product MMHLIQKKCPGFPPGFQLPCRLKARRGRLFRHESCTMLFSVALCLTALASFVPFECSTRRMRTAWANSVLGLETDPERSGTYSGATELDSGATGVNDTALDMVRDTNADTPLGERGKRPSVAARLSKIQLSGKRRRIVASGILASIVLAVLLGTIFLNSGRNLRKATAPASSVGIAMHDDGRLEAQGLDIRRSLRTIHARDGLNLMCVVPIFMDPSPPGYSGVLDVRKVVDAHNTKLLYGSEPNESSLPEMKRDMSLLRVTWLSD from the exons ATGATGCATTTGATTCAGAAGAAATGTCCGGGGTTCCCCCCCGGTTTCCAGCTCCCCTGTCGACTGAAGGCGAGACGTGGGCGGCTATTCCGTCATGAGTCGTGCACAATGCTGTTCTCCGTTGCACTGTGCCTGACGGCTCTTGCGTCCTTCGTTCCTTTCGAGTGCTCTACACGTCGGATGCGCACAGCATGGGCGAACTCCGTTCTGGGTCTTGAGACGGATCCTGAAAGGAGTGGTACGTACAGCGGTGCTACAGAACTAGACAGCGGTGCTACAGGAGTAAACGACACAGCTCTCGACATGGTGCGTGATACAAATGCCGACACACCATTGGGAGAACGGGGCAAACGTCCAAGCGTCGCCGCGCGTCTTTCAAAGATACAACTCTCCGGAAAACGTCGTCGAATAGTGGCTTCTGGAAT CCTTGCAAGCATCGTGCTTGCTGTCCTCCTCGGCACCATCTTTCTCAACTCGGGCAGAAATTTGCGTAAAGCAACTGCGCCAGCTTCAA GCGTCGGC atcgcCATGCATGATGATGGACGGCTGGAAGCACAGGGGCTCGATATTCGCCGGTCACTTCGCACCATTCACGCTCGTGATGGCTTGAACCTCATGTGTGTTGTTCCCATCTTCATGGATCCGTCTCCACCAGGCTACAG TGGAGTTCTTGACGTCAGG AAAGTCGTGGACGCACATAACACAAAGCTGCTTTACGGGTCGGAACCGAACGAATCTTCGCTGccagagatgaagagagataTGTCGCTGCTGCGGGTGACATG GCTCTCAGACTAG